In the genome of Bremerella sp. P1, the window GGCGGGCAACGTCTTCCGTCCTTAAATTCTCATCGTTTCGACCCGTGACTAGAAAGAACTTCGATGCCGGCTTCAGCGTCTCATCCTTTTCATCAACAAACAGTAATTCGCTTACGAGTTGGTTCCACGGTTTGTTCCTGGCGAAGGAGTCGCGGAGATACCTTTCCCATTCGGCATCCGGCACTTGTGTATCGGTTCGACGTTCCAACAACATGGCCGTAAAGGCTTCTTGCATGCGGCGGGGAAAATCGTCGCTGGCAAGCAGGCTGTCGATCAACGTCTTGCGTTTGGCTTTGTCCTTGTCGGCCAAGAACTTTCTGGCCTCAGCGGGCGCGGGTAGCTTGCCAGTCAGATCGATAAAGATTCGACGCAGAAACTCGGCATCATCGGCTGGGGCAGCGACGGATCCACCAGCCTTTTGTGCAATTAGCTGATCGATTGTCTGGTGCAACTCAGCAGCGCCTGCCTTCGGTAAGAAACAAAGGCATGCAGAAACAATCGCAAACCCAGCAAACATCGAACCGCTGGAGGAGCTCCGTATATGCGTCATGGTTGAAACTCGGGGCAGGGTGGGTGCGAGTTTGAGGTGGGATAAATGTGAGATCGCTGTAGTTAGATGGATCGTATCAAATGTGGCAAGTGCAATCTACAAAATAGTTTCCCCTCACTGCTGCAATGCAAGTGACCACATCAGAGATGAATTTCGCAAACTACTTAGGATGTAGTTGGCGCTTGATAAGACCTTCGCATTCCTACTCACAACAGACCAAGCCAAGTGCTACGGCTCGCATTGCAATTGGCAAGGTGACAAGCTTGGGCGATGCTCGTCCCAGCGCCGGCCCTGAGACTTAACCCAGAATCTCTCGAATTACGTGCCCTTCGACATTGGTCAGACGACGATCGATTCCATTGTGGCGGATGGTAAGCCTCTCGTGATCAAGTCCTAGCAGGTGCAAGATTGTGGCATTGAAGTCGTAGAGTGGGTGTACATTTTGCACGGCCTTCTTGCCGAGTTCATCTGTAGCCCCGTGGCTGATGCCGGGTCTTACACCGGCTCCGGTCATCCAAGAAGTGAAGCCGTCGGGGTTATGGTCGCGTCCATGCGATCCTTTCTGGAACATGGGCATGCGTCCGAACTCGGTACACCAGACTACCAAGGTATTCTCGAGTAGACCGCGCTGCTTCAGATCGCGAATGAGACCTGCCGCCGGTTGATCGAGAATATGGGCATGTTTGTCGTATTGTTCCTTTAGTTTATTGTGCCCATCCCAGTTCAATTCGCCTCCACTTGCATAGGCACCGTTGAACAGCTGAACGAATCGGACGCCTCGCTCAACGAGTCGCCTTGCCAAAATGCAGTTTCTGGCAAAAGCGGCCTTAGTTTTGTCGGGCGAGTCCGCTCCGTACATCTTCAAGATATGCTCCGGTTCGCTTTCCAGGTTCATCACGTTCGGCACGCTCAGTTGCATCTTTGCTGCCAACTCGTAGCTGGCAATTCGAGCGGCGAGTTGTGAGTCGTGGGGGTTGTCCTCCAGATGCCGTTGATTCATCTGAGAGAGGAATTGACGCGTTGCCTGATCTTTTTCGGAAGTAACATCGTAAGGTTGCAAGTGACGAATCGGCCTGGTGGCACTAAAGGTGGTGCCCTGAAACGCTGCGGGGAGGAAGCCCGGTCCCCAGTTGTTCGAGCCGTTTTGAGGAACACCACGAGGATCTGGAATCGCAACATACGCCGGTAACTCTTGCGTTTCGCAACCCAGGGCATAGGTAACCCAAGCTCCCAAGCTGGGAAACCCATCGAGTACCGAGCCTGTCGAAAGAAAGTTCTCAGCGGGACCGTGGGTATTACTTTTACTCGTCAGTGAATGAATGAAAGTCAGATCGTCCGTTAGTTCAGCCAAGTGAGGCAACATATCCGAGACCATTTTGCCGGTTTCCCCGCGAGGACGGAATCGATACTGCGGACGTGCCAGGTTGCCAGCCGGTCCCTGGAAGGTGACGGCTGGTCCATTCTCCATGGGTTTGCCGTCCCGCTTCTCAAGTTCTGGCTTGTAGTCCCATGTGTCGAGATGGCTCACACCGCCAGCGCAGAAGATGACAATGACGTTTCTGGCAGCACCAGGAAAATGGGAAGAACGAGACTGATAAGGACGGGAAGGATCGATTGACTGGTCATCGGCTGCAAGCAGGCCTTCTTGCCCCAACAAGCTGGCTACTGCGATCGACCCTAGACCGCTAACGGCATGGCTAAGGAAATTGCGTCGATCGAGCCAATTATTGGCAGGCATGACTTGTGAATGAGATCGAAACATTCCAATTCCTTAACGGATATACAAGAATTCATTGCTGTTCATTAACGCTCGGCAGAGCGAGGCCAAGCCATGTTGGTTGACCAGTGAGGTTGCTTCCGTTCGTTCTTGTCGCGTCGGAGATCGCATTAGGACACGCTCGTAGGCGGCCTCGATCTGTTGAGGCGTCTCGGCATATTTGGTCTTGAGCAGGTCGGCCAGGGCGTTTGACTGGTCGATCATAAATTGACTGTTAAACAAGTTCAGTGCTTGAATCGAAGTGGTCGATGCCCGACGGCGAGATGTGCTTTGCCCATAGTCGGGACAATCGAAAGCCCCGAACACCGGATCCCGTTCTCGGCGAACACGATGCGAGTAAATCATTCGGCGAAGACCATCCTTGCCGAAGGACTCAATAGGAGAGAATCCGCTAAGCCCACCTCGTTTATCGAAGAGGCTAAAACCAGGTCCCCCCATTTCCAGATTGAGGTTCCCGTTAATTAACAGAATCGAATCGCGAATCACTTCTCCCATCAGACGTTGGGGCGGAAACCGCCAAAGCAGTCGGTTATCCGTATCCACAGCCGCTGCTGCGGGATTGTAGGAACTTGCCTGCCGATAGGTTGAGGAAAGAACAATCAAACGGTGCATATGTTTTAGGGACCAGCCGCTGCGCATGAATTCGGCACTAAGCCAGTCGAGCAATTCCGGATGCGACGGAGGGACGCCGTTGTGACCAAAGTCATTGGCCGTTTCGACCAGCCCCAAGCCAAAGTGCCCTTGCCAGATTCGGTTCACCATAACACGCGCAGTCAACGGGTTGGTTTTGGAAATGATCCAATCAGCCAGAGCAAGACGGCGCTGACCTTCATCCGAATCCCGGGAGAGTTGCGTATCACCCAGAAGATCTGGCACCGCAGGCGAGACAAGTTCCTTCGGCAGTTCTGGGCTTCCGCGACCCAAGATGCGGATTTCGTCTGGTTCGCGAAAGACGCCAGCGAAGACTGACCGCCGATCTGTCAAATCATTCAATTTCTGATCCAGCGCATCCTTTTCTCGAAGTAGCTTGTTCACCTCAGCCAGTTCGTCTACTTTGAGCGATTCTAGGTCGATCGGTGCGTGTTGATTTTTCGTCGGGTCGAACGGATGTCGGTTGGACGAGTTGGCGACGCTCTTCCACGACCCATTGTCGTCACGAACTTCAATGACGTACTCCATAGCGAGTCGATCGGAGAATTTTCCTTGTCGGTCCCGTCCCCAGACGACCTGCTCGACCACTTGAGGTTGAGCAAACTTAACCGCGACCCATCCTCCTCCGACTTCGTTCGACATCCAACTGCTGGAATTGCCGTAGTGTCCATCATTGATTAGACGAAGTTCATGACGATTCAGCGCGACTTTGTTTCCGGACGAGGATAAACTTGCCCCATTGTCGGCCAAAGCCACGTTAACTCCCTCGATATTAAAGACTTCCAACTCGTCGATACAGGGTTCGTACTTGTTGGTCGCTTTCACTAGAAATCGAACCTCTTGGGTGCGAACCGGGACGAAGCGATCGATGTTCTCGTACGAATTGACCATCGGGCGAGGTGTGTGAGAATCGGCCTTCGGAATGGCACGAGCTAACTGAAGCGATAACTCGCGTCGGCGTTCCTGCCAGCGTTTGCGTTGATCGCGTTGCATATCACCTAGGGGAATTTCAAACTCGCGATCTTGGTATTCGACACCGGATACGAATGCCTGCATCTCGTAGTAGTCGCGTTGCGAAATGGGGTCGAACTTATGGTTATGGCACCGGGCACAGTGAATCGTCATTCCCAAGAAGGAGGTGCCGATGTTGGTGACAATTTCATCGAGCGAATCCTGTCGGGCTAATCGCTTCGAAGCTTCGTCCTTACCGATTTGGCCAGGCAAGAGAACCGATGCGGTGACAAGAAAGCCGGTTGCTGCGTCCGCGTTTATCGTATCGCCAGCTAGTTGCTGACGAATGAACGCGTCGTACGGTACGTCTTGGTTGAGTGCCTCGATTACATAGTCACGGTAGGGCCAGGCGTTGGGGCGTTCCGTGTTGACCTCGAAGCCA includes:
- a CDS encoding DUF1501 domain-containing protein, which encodes MFRSHSQVMPANNWLDRRNFLSHAVSGLGSIAVASLLGQEGLLAADDQSIDPSRPYQSRSSHFPGAARNVIVIFCAGGVSHLDTWDYKPELEKRDGKPMENGPAVTFQGPAGNLARPQYRFRPRGETGKMVSDMLPHLAELTDDLTFIHSLTSKSNTHGPAENFLSTGSVLDGFPSLGAWVTYALGCETQELPAYVAIPDPRGVPQNGSNNWGPGFLPAAFQGTTFSATRPIRHLQPYDVTSEKDQATRQFLSQMNQRHLEDNPHDSQLAARIASYELAAKMQLSVPNVMNLESEPEHILKMYGADSPDKTKAAFARNCILARRLVERGVRFVQLFNGAYASGGELNWDGHNKLKEQYDKHAHILDQPAAGLIRDLKQRGLLENTLVVWCTEFGRMPMFQKGSHGRDHNPDGFTSWMTGAGVRPGISHGATDELGKKAVQNVHPLYDFNATILHLLGLDHERLTIRHNGIDRRLTNVEGHVIREILG
- a CDS encoding PSD1 and planctomycete cytochrome C domain-containing protein; the encoded protein is MMRLSVLAIIVTCLVSNIALAEPVDFVRDVRPILQKYCYDCHAGDVRKSGLRLDVRSEAMQGGELYGKSILAGKPEKSPLWQFIADEDADIQMPPEGPSPTSEEIAIVRRWIEQGAVWPDGVDKVKLANPRDHWSFKPVKNAPPPQVQQTDWPRNPIDHFILARLEAEKLSPAEAATRADWLRRVSFDLIGLPPTQKEWEEFQRDDSQEAYQRVVDRLLDSPRYGERWAQHWLDVVRYADTHGFEVNTERPNAWPYRDYVIEALNQDVPYDAFIRQQLAGDTINADAATGFLVTASVLLPGQIGKDEASKRLARQDSLDEIVTNIGTSFLGMTIHCARCHNHKFDPISQRDYYEMQAFVSGVEYQDREFEIPLGDMQRDQRKRWQERRRELSLQLARAIPKADSHTPRPMVNSYENIDRFVPVRTQEVRFLVKATNKYEPCIDELEVFNIEGVNVALADNGASLSSSGNKVALNRHELRLINDGHYGNSSSWMSNEVGGGWVAVKFAQPQVVEQVVWGRDRQGKFSDRLAMEYVIEVRDDNGSWKSVANSSNRHPFDPTKNQHAPIDLESLKVDELAEVNKLLREKDALDQKLNDLTDRRSVFAGVFREPDEIRILGRGSPELPKELVSPAVPDLLGDTQLSRDSDEGQRRLALADWIISKTNPLTARVMVNRIWQGHFGLGLVETANDFGHNGVPPSHPELLDWLSAEFMRSGWSLKHMHRLIVLSSTYRQASSYNPAAAAVDTDNRLLWRFPPQRLMGEVIRDSILLINGNLNLEMGGPGFSLFDKRGGLSGFSPIESFGKDGLRRMIYSHRVRRERDPVFGAFDCPDYGQSTSRRRASTTSIQALNLFNSQFMIDQSNALADLLKTKYAETPQQIEAAYERVLMRSPTRQERTEATSLVNQHGLASLCRALMNSNEFLYIR